From the genome of Rhodohalobacter sp. SW132:
TCCTGGAAAGGAAACCAACAGGAAGGAACCGGAACAAATCAGCGATATGAGATCTTCCCGATCCCGTCTTCTGATATCAATTCCAACCTGAACCTGACACAGAACCCAGGCTACTAACCTTTTTAACTCATAAGATTTAAGAGTCATGAAAAAATTAATTATATCAACAATTGCGATTCTTGGCCTGCTGGTCTTCACCTCGTGTGAAGACTCGGTAGGGCCCACGATCAATTCCGATGGAAGCTCTCCTGCCCTTACATCACATAGTGGTGGCGAAAGTTTTGTACTCAACGAGGAGGAAGCAGATGATGAATTGTTCACCCTCTCGTGGGACGCACCGGATTACGGGTTCTCGGCTGCTGTAACCTATACCATCCAGATGGATGCAGACAACAGCGGATTCGAAAATCCTGTTACATTTGCTGAAACAACCCAAACATCCATCACGATGACGGTAGGTGAAGTAAATGCTATTCTGCTTGATGCCGGCCTCCCATTTAGCGAGGAGACAACCGTAGATATGAGAATTCGTGCTCATGTAAACGATTCAGTTGAAGACCGATATTCGGATGTCTTCACACTTGGTTTCACACCATACGAAACCGAAGTAGATGTCACATTTCCCGAAGAGCTCTTCATGATTGGAAACAGCGTGGGCGGCTGGGATTGGGGCGCCGTTGATCTGCCGATGATTCCGGTATACGATAAACCACATCTGTTCTGGAAAATCGTATGGATTGAAGCTGGTGTTGATGATCCGGGATATAAGTTTGCTCCCGAACAGGATTGGGGCAATGATTTTGGATACAACGGTGAAGCACCCGTTGACGGCGTCGTTGAGTTTGGAGGTGATAACATGCCAGAACCTGAAGAATCAGGCTATTACATGGTTGTTGTAAACTATGAAACAGAAGAGATTGCCGTTGTTGATCCGCAGGTTTACCTGATCGGTGAAACCGTGGGAAGCTGGGATACCGCAAACCAGGATGCACGTTTTGACGTGGACAACGAAAACGAACTCCTGACAATCACCCGGGAGCTCAATTCTGAAGAACTCAGGATGTATGCCTGGTATGATGGCGGCTGGTTCACCGACTGGTGGCAGTCAGAGTTTATGATCTTCGGTGGCGAAATTGAATTTCGCGGTACCGGGGGCGACCAGGATCGCGTCAACATCAGTCCTGCCGGTGAATATACAATTGAACTGGATTTCAGAAATAACACAGGATCCGTTCAGCAGCAGTAATCAATTCACGCAACTCTAAAATTATCAAAGCCCGCTCTGAAGAAATTCGGATCGGGCTTTTTTTATTTGATTTGAATAAAAAATCAAAAAAAGATTTTCTTGAACTTACCAAAGAAGACTTTAAAGTCTGTCTTGAAAATACTTCTGATACCGGGTAGCGCGTTAAATTGAGAGATCCATTTTAATAAACCTGATCCTTTATGTATTTATTATTTTTAAACTTCCATTAGTATAATTATCAAATTCTTTTATTTTACCATATATGTCGTATTAAGAGTTGCACGTACATATCCTCCTGCCGCACAATCGTTACTCAATCGTTCGAATTGAAGTTAGAAGTGACCGACAATACCGGACGGACGGTAGAATCAACGGTTCATCCTGTGGCCACCAATTAAAAAAGACGGAGGAAGCAATGAAAATGACGAGATATAAATTCACTGGACTTATCCTTCTCCTGGTGTTCCTGACTGCAGGCTGTGATCTGAGCGGCGCCGCGGAGGACCTTGAAGAGAACGAGGAAGAAAACCCCGTTTCAGTTTTTCCGCCCGAACTGTTGCGTCTCAACATTTTTTTCAACAAAAAAAATGGGCTGTCGGTGAATCGTTTATTGTACGGGGTAATGTAACACGCGATGTGTATACACCCGGCCTCGATGAGCCACTAGAGCTTATACTTTCCACCGATGTCGGCGAACAGGTAACAGTGAGCGGTTTTCAATGGTGGGATTTTTTCCCGCCGGAGGACTTAGAGGAAGTATTTCGGAATCATGCATCCCTGGCTCTAATTGGTGGGAAAGAGGAAAATGAAGATCGTGGATACGCTCCTTGTACAGAAGGCGGGGGACGAATAGTATCTGAAGAGACTATTGAAATGCTGGCGGAGTGGGTCAAACAGAAAGAGGGTATTGAAAATGCATATCGTGTACCTTCCCGCTACGTGATCAATGTATATCTAAAACAGGAGGAAATAACAGCAGAAGAGATTCGGGAAATCCGGGATCATCCTAATTTTTGGTTCATGGAGCCTGCAGAAGGGCTTTTTCTTAAAGCAATGAATCAACTGAACACTGCAGATGAAGAGAATTGTAGTGAGAGTATACGGCAAGTATTCAGACTTTTCCGCTGGGAGGAACTGGAGGAACTGCTCATCCTTGAACCAGGTATGGTGCTGACGATCAGTTATGAACAGCCGGACGGATCGGTGCTTGAAACGTCAGTGAATATTGTAGAATGACGGGTGCAAATAGCCGGACTGGAAAAATATATATTATAAATCATTCTGATTTCTCAGTGGGAAGATGAAATCATTCAGTTGTAAACACAGATACAGAAAACTGTCTTTTATAAATAGCTGTTAAGTTGTTATCAAGCTTAATTGTTTAAAATTACCGTTCCTGAAACAGAATTCCTTTTCCATTTTCGCAATATTTTTCGAGCTAAAGTGAAAAAAGCTCCGGTTGAAGTTGCACAATCGGTAAAATTCGGTTAATTCTTGCCATCCGTTAGGTACAAGGGTTACTTTTGTTTTCCCGTTTTCTTCTACCAGTTCAAATAAAACTTCCGTATCAAACCACTCAAGTACAAGCTTAACCACTGTTGCACACCGAGTGCTGGCAAACTGATTCCCCTACTTCTCCCCTTTCATCTTATACTCAAACGTCTCCTGAATGATGGTATCCGACGAGTCATCATCCATAAAATCCGGATCATCAAAAAGCATGTCGGCAGACATTTTCTGAATTTTTGTGATCTCTTTCTGAACTTTGGAAATCATCTTCATAAAACGTTGACGTTCGTCCGTGTCTCCCTCTTTTAATAGCTGGGAAAGCTCGGCTCGTTTGCGTTCATAAAAGTGCAGGCGCAGGGCTTTCATCGCTGATTTGGCGCTTTTGAACGGAAATTTATCTTTTTTGAACTCATTGCCGGTCGCTTTGGAGTGGTTTTCACTAACGGAATATCGTTCGAGTAAAATATCGCTCAGCAGCGAAGGAAACGGCTGATCACGGCTGGAATAGTGCTCCACCGAAATTTCTTGTTCCTTGATGTGGCGGGTCATAATATCTTCGTAAAATTCCCTGAGTTGTTCATCCTCAATTTGATCCGCCCCAACGTTATGACCGATAAATTTCTGCATTTTTGGTCCGAAAGTCAGAAGCAGCCGAATAATCTCTTTTTCGTAAAACGGCCGCTTTTTTTCAGGAGCCGGTTTAGACCTGGCAGCCCCTTCCTGCGGCGGAGCAGGCCGCGGATCATTCGGAGTTGAAACCGGTGCAGACTGTTCACGTCGTTTCGATCGCTGTTCTGCCCGGCGTTTTTCTGCGATAAATTTTTCAAGCTGCTGAAACAGCTCCCGGTCACTCCCCTTGCGGTATTGCTGCGTTTTCTGGTGCAGATGCTGCACATACACCTGGCGCTGAATCTCCTCAGGAATTTCGGCAATCTGTTCCAGAATCGTATGGATCAGCCGGGCACGATCGCCGGGCTTCTCCAGGTCTCCTTTCTTTTCCGCCTTATGAATGGTGAAGGATATAAAATCTTCCGCCTTCTCTTTTTTTAGATTCAGAAAGGAATCCTTGCCAAACTGCTTCACAAACGAATCGGGATCTTCACCATCGGGCAATTCCAGCAAATTCACCTCCATACCTTCATGAAGTGCAATTTTCAACCCGCGTTCCATCGCTTTTTGTCCGGCTTCATCCGCATCATAAATCATCACAATGCGGTTGCCGTACCGCTGCAGAATATTGATCTGTTTTGATGTAAGAGAAGTACCGCTTGAAGCCACCACATTTTTAATTCCGTGCTGATACATGGTAATCACATCCGTGTACCCTTCAACCAGAATGACCTCCTCTTCCTTACGAATATCATTTTTCGCAAAGTTAACCCCATACACCACTTCACTTTTGTTGTAGGCGATGGTTTGGGCGGAGTTTACATACTTCGCCGTTTTTTTATTTTCATTCAGTATTCTGCCGGCAAACGCAATGACCTTACCCGAAGGATTGAAAATCGGAAACATCAGCCGGTCCCGGAAGGTGTCATAAAATCCATCGCCGCGATTGCTCGGTTTGATGAGATCTGACTCCGCAAGATACTCCTCTTTGATCCCCTCCTTTTCTGCTTCCTTTAGCAGGGAATCACCGCCGCCGGGTGCGTATCCCAGGCCGAATGTTCGGATGATTTTGTCATCATATCCGCGGCTATTCAGGTACTCTCTCGCTTTTTTCGCATCACTGCTTTCATGAAGCTGCCTGTGATAATAAAGTCCTGCATATTTCAGGGCATGGAGCACTCCCTCCCGCAGATGACTCTCTTCCTTGTATTTCTCCGACTCTTCCGGTTTGGGCAGATCAATTCCGTAGCGATCGGCAAGTGTTTTCATCGCATCGGGAAAACTCACACCCTCCATCTCCATAATAAAATTATAGACGTCCCCGCTCTCCCCGCAGCCAAAACATTTATAAATCCCCATGCGTGGAGTAACGTGAAAAGAAGGCGTTTTTTCATCATGAAACGGACACAAACCCACAAAGCCGTTCCCGGATTTCTTGAGGCGGACGTAATCGTTGATCACCTCAACAATATCGGCTGCTTCCCGAATTTCTTCTTTTTTATCGTCACCTGTCATCTGCTGCTTTTAAAATCAGTCATAAAAAAAATCGTTGATCAAATCCTTGAGTCGGAACAGTGAGTTTACAAAAAATGGCCTCTTCATATATGATGCTGCTATTAGAAAACTCAATTACAGTAACCAAAATATCCATCCCCAGACCCGGGCTAAACTTACAAATTTTGCATAACAAATCTTGATGAATCATCGGAACGAACGTGAACAATTTAGATTTTAAATACTATTGGTTCCCTTCCTAAACAAGAGAGAATGAACTGAATGTCATTCCATTTTTCTTCTGTCATTTGTGGGACATATATCAGTCAAAATCTATTTTCAATAATTTCTGTAAATATTGAACTTTCCAAATAACCGGGGTGTTAGCGGGACATGTCAATAACCCCAAATCAAATCAATAACTATGGAAGCTTTAATCGAAATGTTGGGTAATGCCACATTTGAAAACTATGTAGGTGCGGCTGAAGGGTATACCGAAATGGCGTACCAGATGTCTGCTCACGTTCTAACGCTCGGTTTTGCAATTATGCTGGCCGGTCTTCTTTACTTCGTTCTAACCATAAAAACCGTAGCTCCTAAATACAGAACCTCATCCGTACTCTCCGGTGTGGTTATGGTCTCTGCTTTTCTGCTGCTCTATGTACAGTCGCAGAACTGGACAAGCGCAATGGTTTATGACGCTGATACTGCCCGATATGTATTGGGCGACGGTAACGACCTGTTCAATAACGGATATCGCTATCTGAACTGGCTGATTGATGTCCCGATGCTGCTCTTCCAGATTCTGTTCGTGGTTACGCTCACCAAAAGTGATTTCAGTTCCATCAGAAATCAATTCTGGTTCTCGGGTACAGCTATGATCCTCACAGGATACGTTGGACAGTTTTACGAAGTAACCAACCCGACATTATTCTTCGTCTGGGGATTCATCTCAACCATCTTCTTTGTTCATATTCTTATTCTGATGAAGCGGGTGATCAGCGAAGGAAAAGAAGGCGCTCCTCCAAAAGCACAAAAATATCTCGGGTACATTTGGGTACTCTTTTTATTCTCCTGGATGCTCTATCCCGGTGCATATCTGATGCCATATCTCACAATGACACTCGATCCTGTCTTGAGCGAAACACTTGTTGTAGGGCGACACATTACCTATACAATTGCTGATGTTAGTTCTAAGGTGATCTACGGTATCTTCCTCACGCTCGCTGCTCAAGAGATGAGTAAGGCCGAAGGATACGATTACGAAACTATGAAAAACGCACTCTGATAAATTCTTAACCCCACAAAAAACCCGGGTGTCAGCAGCATCCGGGTTTTTTTATGTCTGATATTTTTATAACCCTAAAGAAAACAGAGCCTGATTTTTAAAGGGATGTCAAAAATTGCACAACACTCGCAATCGTTGGTAAATCTGCAGTAGGAAGGCTATATTCCACCCGATGAAAAGAAACGGAATCCATTAATTAAATTTGATATAGATGAGTGTATTAGTTGGTAAGGATACCCGCCTCGTTGTTCAGGGGTTTACCGGTAGCGAAGGGACCTTTCACGCGGAACAGATGATTGAGTACGGTACGAATGTAGTCGGTGGAGTAACCCCCGGTAAAGGTGGTCAAACCCATCTCGATCTGCCGGTATTTAACACAGTTGCCGATGCGGTTAAAGAAGAGCAGGCAAATACATCTGTAATTTTTGTTCCCCCACCCTTTGCCGGCGATGCAATTTCTGAAGCGGCATTTGCAGGAATTAAAGTGATTATTTGCATCACCGAAGGAATTCCCGTTGCTGATATGATCATAGCAAAACAAATTGTAAAGAGCCACGGTGCTGTTCTGATCGGGCCAAACTGCCCCGGAGTTATCACACCGGGTGAAGCAAAAATCGGAATTATGCCGGCAGATATTTTTGAACCGGGTAACATCGGACTGATTTCAAGATCCGGAACACTCACTTACGAAGCCGTTGACCAGCTTTCCAAAGCCGGACTCGGACAAACCACAGCAATTGGAATTGGCGGTGATCCCGTTATCGGAACCAATCACCTCGACGCTGTAAAACTGTTCCAGGATGATCCCGATACCGAAGCAATCGTACTGATTGGCGAGATCGGCGGAACAGCCGAAGAAGAGGCTGCTGCCTATATTAAAGATAATGTAGACAAGCCGGTTGTAGCATTTATCGCCGGAAGTACAGCACCTCCCGGACGCCGCATGGGTCATGCCGGTGCAATTATCTCAGGCGGAAAAGGATCTGCCCAGGATAAGAAAAAAGCACTGCGTGATGCAGGGATCACCGTGGTTGACAGCCCCGCCGAAATCGGATCAACACTGAAAGAAATGCTCTAAGCACTTAATCCATAATCGGTTGACAGCCTAAAAGCCATTTCTGAGTGATCGGAAATGGCTTTTTTTTGTAGAACCATTTTCCAAAATATTCATCATCTAACGTTTACAGGTCTTTTATTCGTGCAGAGGCGCGCTGATTAATCCGCTGATTTACGCAGATCATTCACAATCCATTCTGGGCCTATCAGCGTAACTCTGCGATATACACAGCGAAAATCTGCGAAAAACAGAGCAGCATTTGGTTTCCACTTCAATTCAACTACTCAGCGATCCGCTTCACTGCCAGAAACACATTATGGTAGGTCAGCCCGATTCTTCCTTCACTCCTCTCCTTCCAGTTTTCATTTAAAAGCTTGATCTCTTTCCGGGTAAGCATCCTGTCATCTTTTTGTGCATTCACACCGCTCTTTTTGAATTGAATCAAAAAATCTTCAAATGATTCAAAATAGTGAACCGACTGATCTTCATAAAAATCGACCTGAACCGGTCCCATTGACAGATGAATCACCAGCGGTTCGGTTTGAGGAAGCTGCCGGCCTGTATAGGGAATACCGAGATCAAGACAAACTGATCTCCACTCTTTAAAGGAATCTTCGCCTGGAAATGACATCAGCATCAGCCCGTCTACTTTCAAAGACCGGCTAAGTCTTTCGAGAGCTGTTGCAGGCTGAGTAAATGACTGAACGGTGTGATGACCGCAAATCAGGGCGTAATTAAGCTCATCGGGCGGATCATTTTCCGGATCTCTCGCCTCCCGGGTTAGCCGATCCGTATCTGGATAAAAATCATTGTGAAAGGCGATTTTTTCAGAATCAGGATCCATCACTTCAATGTCACGTTCGGGAAACATCTTTATCAGATATTCCGTGAAATGACCTACTCCTGCACCTGTTTCCAAAATGGGACCGACGGGTATGGAAAAACGCCACGGCTCCAGGGATTTGGCCATTCGTTCAGCGGAATCTTTCTCTGGACCTGAATTTATTTTGTACTCAGCGAGGGAATGAGGACTATCAGTATTGTTCATCAACGGTTATTACGTTCAACTCTAATTATCTTGACGATTTACTCCAACCCTGTAATTTCTTCGGAACGTGTGGTAACCCAAGTTGAATCGCTTTCGAACGTTCGTCCCATCGCCTGAAACTGCCTTACAAACCGGCGTTTATTCACTCTGGGTGCAAACTGGGCATACTCAACCATAAAGAGCCGGTTCGTCTCGGGATCATGATATGTGAAGTGCACAAACGGGCCGCCCATAAAGTCGTTTGTCATCCGCCAGATACCCATGGTTTCATACGCGGTCAGGCGATCGTCTCTGTCAATGGAACGTGTCTCAAGTGGCCTTCGGTAATCGGTGGTTACATACGAGCCATCGCGTTCCCCCTGCACCAGGTATTCCATCAGTGAATCGCGTTTTGCATTAATCCAGTCAGCATTGATAAAGTCGGGATCTTCCACCCCATCCTGCCACCAGGCCCACATCCAGCGGTTATTATCGGGCAGGTAGCGTCGGAACATCACAGCATTTGTTGAATCGATAACCTGGATATAATCGTGCTGCATCCTCACTTTCCATCCGTGATTTTCCCATAGCGAATCGGATACAGCAACCTGCTCTCCACGCCGGAAAATATTTTCAGTTCGTCTTTCCAGCTCTCTGTCCAGCAAATTCCCGACGAGATCTTCTTCAGCGTTATAAATTTTTTCAGCAAGAGCTTCATCGGAAACGGAAGTCAGAACCAGCGCCCACTGATCACGCACCCAGCGATCGCTTAGTGGAAACGCAAAACTTTCCTCCTGTCGCACACGGTTTTCCACTTCATCACTCAAAATACCGTTGATAAACCTCGATACATTTGTTTCTTGATCAATCGGTGCAGCAAAAATCACATTTTTAAACTCTTTGAGCTGTTCAAGCTGCTGATTGTTTCTGAAATCACGAAAGGTGAGTGTGTATGCGTTTTCAGGTGTGGGTACGGTTTGAATCAATCCGCCAAACGTTTCACGGATTGCCATTGCGGTTTCGCTTTCCCACTGGGTTGAATCCATTACAACAATAACCTCATCCACTGGACCAATGGAATTGGGACGATAATCACCGCTGCAGGCAGCAAACAGAATCAGCAGTGCAAATGGCGCTAAAAAAGATGATAATTTCATAGAGGGCATCTGTATTATTTAATGTCGATCAAATATTTCCAAATTTCAGTTCTTTAACAAATGAAAACAGCTTCTGTTTCCATCCGTTTTCGGGATAGTTTTCCCGGATATTCTCAACCAACGCACTTCCAACGATAAAGCCGTCGAGATCGGAGGATATTTTCTTCGCATCTGTATGATTTTTGATTCCAAACCCAACCAGGCTCGGATTTTTCTGAACATTCTCGCGAACACGTGAGATAAATTTTTGCACGGATTGAGCAACCTCTTCACCATCCCGCGCACCTGTAACGCCGGTAACCGACACACAGTATACAAATCCGCTGCTTCTCTGATCGATCAGTTTCATTCGCTCACTGGATGTATTTGGAGCCACCAGAAAAATCATTGAAAGTCCTGCTTTTTCGGCGTGTTCACTTAGCAAACCCGATTCCTCGATCGGGGCATCGGGAATAATCAGACCATCAACACCGCACTCTTCAGCACGAATACAGAACTTCTCCACACCGTACCGGAACACCGGATTGATGTACCCCATCAGCACAATCGGGATTTCTGATTGCAGACGGATCTCTTTCACCATTTCAAAGATTTTATCCATGGTAATTCCCGCTTTAATCGCTTCGTTACTGGCATACTGAATGGTTGGTCCGTCAGCCAATGGATCGCTGAACGGCATGCCGAGTTCTATCATATCGGCGCCGTTCTGTTCGAAACCGAGCACCAGATCTACGGTTGACTCCAGATCGGGAAATCCCGCAGTAAGAAATAGGGACATGATTTTATCGCCATCTTTCCGTTTTTCAAAAACCGACTGAATTCTGTTTTTCTGTGCAATCATGAGTTAAAGTATTCTGAAATAGTTTTCATGTCTTTGTCGCCGCGTCCGGAGCAGTTAATTACTACAATTTCATCTTTGGAAGTGAGCGGCATTAGCGTCTCGAGATAAGCCAGCGCATGCGCCGTTTCAATCGCCGGGATGATCCCCTCAAATTTTGAAGTTCGTTCTACTGCATCCATCGCCTCTTTATCGGTCACACCATAGTACGAAACGCGTTTGATATCATGTAAATGCGCATGTTCGGGACCAATTCCCGGATAATCCAAACCGGCACTGATGGAGTGGGCAAGCTGAATCTGACCCTCGTTGTTATGCAAAAGGTAGCTGAGTGAGCCGTGCAGAATGCCGGGCGTTCCGATCGTCAGGGTTGCTGCGGTTTGATCAGTATCGGCTCCCAAACCGGCTGCTTCCACACCGATCATTTTCACTTCTTCGTCGTTAATAAACGGGTAGAAAAACCCGATCGCGTTTGATCCGCCGCCAACACAGGCTACCAGGTAATCCGGCAGCCGGCTTTCTGCCTGCAAAATTTGCGATTTGGTCTCTTTACCGATCACCTGGTGAAAATCTCTCGTCATTTTTGGATACGGATGCGGGCCCACAACTGAACCGATGATGTAAAATGTATCTTCAACGTTAGTCACCCAGTCGCGGATCGCTTCGTTGGTCGCATCTTTCAACGTCTTCGATCCGCTGGATACTGAACGAACCTCAGCTCCAAGCAATCGCATCCGGTCTACATTCAATTTCTGGCGCTCCATATCTTCAGCTCCCATATAGACCACGCACTCGATCCCAAATTTAGCGCAGACCGTTGCAGTTGCCACACCGTGCTGACCTGCACCCGTTTCAGCGATAATCCGGTTTTTGCCCATCTTTTTAGCGAGTAGAATCTGACCAATCGCATTATTGATTTTGTGAGCCCCGGTGTGGCAGAGATCTTCCCGCTTGAGATAGATTTTCGCCTTGCCGTAGTGATCCGTAAGCCGGTCAGCAAACGTTAGTTTAGTCGGCCGGCCAACATACTCTTCCAAAAGCTGATGATATTCGTTTAAAAATATCGGATCATTCTGCGCTTCATTAAACGCGGATTCAAGTTCTTCAAGGGCCGGCATTAAAACTTCAGGAACAAACTTCCCACCGTAATCGCCAAAATAACCGGTTTTTGTGGGTGCTTCGTAATTCATAATGGTCTGTTGTTAATCGGTTTTTAAAATCTTTAAATGCAACTTTCAAGTGTCGCAAATCCAGTAATCAAATATATTTTTTTAGGAGTGTCCCCCTTGGAAGGGGGCAATGGGGGATGATCTTTTGTGCACCTTGGCCAAGCTTCACCTTTAACTGAGCATGAGGGTCATCACCCTGCACAAAGTTAATTCTCCTATAATTCCCCCATCTCCTGGGCATCCCAGATATCGCGCATCTGCTCAAAAAAATCTTCAATTTTCGAAAAATCTTTAAGGCCGGGTGATTCCTCGAGTCCGCTCGACAAATCAACAGCAAATGGCCGTACAGTCGTAATTGCATCGCGTATA
Proteins encoded in this window:
- a CDS encoding SusE domain-containing protein; this encodes MKKLIISTIAILGLLVFTSCEDSVGPTINSDGSSPALTSHSGGESFVLNEEEADDELFTLSWDAPDYGFSAAVTYTIQMDADNSGFENPVTFAETTQTSITMTVGEVNAILLDAGLPFSEETTVDMRIRAHVNDSVEDRYSDVFTLGFTPYETEVDVTFPEELFMIGNSVGGWDWGAVDLPMIPVYDKPHLFWKIVWIEAGVDDPGYKFAPEQDWGNDFGYNGEAPVDGVVEFGGDNMPEPEESGYYMVVVNYETEEIAVVDPQVYLIGETVGSWDTANQDARFDVDNENELLTITRELNSEELRMYAWYDGGWFTDWWQSEFMIFGGEIEFRGTGGDQDRVNISPAGEYTIELDFRNNTGSVQQQ
- the dnaG gene encoding DNA primase, which codes for MTGDDKKEEIREAADIVEVINDYVRLKKSGNGFVGLCPFHDEKTPSFHVTPRMGIYKCFGCGESGDVYNFIMEMEGVSFPDAMKTLADRYGIDLPKPEESEKYKEESHLREGVLHALKYAGLYYHRQLHESSDAKKAREYLNSRGYDDKIIRTFGLGYAPGGGDSLLKEAEKEGIKEEYLAESDLIKPSNRGDGFYDTFRDRLMFPIFNPSGKVIAFAGRILNENKKTAKYVNSAQTIAYNKSEVVYGVNFAKNDIRKEEEVILVEGYTDVITMYQHGIKNVVASSGTSLTSKQINILQRYGNRIVMIYDADEAGQKAMERGLKIALHEGMEVNLLELPDGEDPDSFVKQFGKDSFLNLKKEKAEDFISFTIHKAEKKGDLEKPGDRARLIHTILEQIAEIPEEIQRQVYVQHLHQKTQQYRKGSDRELFQQLEKFIAEKRRAEQRSKRREQSAPVSTPNDPRPAPPQEGAARSKPAPEKKRPFYEKEIIRLLLTFGPKMQKFIGHNVGADQIEDEQLREFYEDIMTRHIKEQEISVEHYSSRDQPFPSLLSDILLERYSVSENHSKATGNEFKKDKFPFKSAKSAMKALRLHFYERKRAELSQLLKEGDTDERQRFMKMISKVQKEITKIQKMSADMLFDDPDFMDDDSSDTIIQETFEYKMKGEK
- a CDS encoding bacteriorhodopsin → MEALIEMLGNATFENYVGAAEGYTEMAYQMSAHVLTLGFAIMLAGLLYFVLTIKTVAPKYRTSSVLSGVVMVSAFLLLYVQSQNWTSAMVYDADTARYVLGDGNDLFNNGYRYLNWLIDVPMLLFQILFVVTLTKSDFSSIRNQFWFSGTAMILTGYVGQFYEVTNPTLFFVWGFISTIFFVHILILMKRVISEGKEGAPPKAQKYLGYIWVLFLFSWMLYPGAYLMPYLTMTLDPVLSETLVVGRHITYTIADVSSKVIYGIFLTLAAQEMSKAEGYDYETMKNAL
- the sucD gene encoding succinate--CoA ligase subunit alpha, which translates into the protein MSVLVGKDTRLVVQGFTGSEGTFHAEQMIEYGTNVVGGVTPGKGGQTHLDLPVFNTVADAVKEEQANTSVIFVPPPFAGDAISEAAFAGIKVIICITEGIPVADMIIAKQIVKSHGAVLIGPNCPGVITPGEAKIGIMPADIFEPGNIGLISRSGTLTYEAVDQLSKAGLGQTTAIGIGGDPVIGTNHLDAVKLFQDDPDTEAIVLIGEIGGTAEEEAAAYIKDNVDKPVVAFIAGSTAPPGRRMGHAGAIISGGKGSAQDKKKALRDAGITVVDSPAEIGSTLKEML
- a CDS encoding trans-aconitate 2-methyltransferase, translated to MNNTDSPHSLAEYKINSGPEKDSAERMAKSLEPWRFSIPVGPILETGAGVGHFTEYLIKMFPERDIEVMDPDSEKIAFHNDFYPDTDRLTREARDPENDPPDELNYALICGHHTVQSFTQPATALERLSRSLKVDGLMLMSFPGEDSFKEWRSVCLDLGIPYTGRQLPQTEPLVIHLSMGPVQVDFYEDQSVHYFESFEDFLIQFKKSGVNAQKDDRMLTRKEIKLLNENWKERSEGRIGLTYHNVFLAVKRIAE
- a CDS encoding DUF4837 family protein, encoding MKLSSFLAPFALLILFAACSGDYRPNSIGPVDEVIVVMDSTQWESETAMAIRETFGGLIQTVPTPENAYTLTFRDFRNNQQLEQLKEFKNVIFAAPIDQETNVSRFINGILSDEVENRVRQEESFAFPLSDRWVRDQWALVLTSVSDEALAEKIYNAEEDLVGNLLDRELERRTENIFRRGEQVAVSDSLWENHGWKVRMQHDYIQVIDSTNAVMFRRYLPDNNRWMWAWWQDGVEDPDFINADWINAKRDSLMEYLVQGERDGSYVTTDYRRPLETRSIDRDDRLTAYETMGIWRMTNDFMGGPFVHFTYHDPETNRLFMVEYAQFAPRVNKRRFVRQFQAMGRTFESDSTWVTTRSEEITGLE
- the trpA gene encoding tryptophan synthase subunit alpha — its product is MIAQKNRIQSVFEKRKDGDKIMSLFLTAGFPDLESTVDLVLGFEQNGADMIELGMPFSDPLADGPTIQYASNEAIKAGITMDKIFEMVKEIRLQSEIPIVLMGYINPVFRYGVEKFCIRAEECGVDGLIIPDAPIEESGLLSEHAEKAGLSMIFLVAPNTSSERMKLIDQRSSGFVYCVSVTGVTGARDGEEVAQSVQKFISRVRENVQKNPSLVGFGIKNHTDAKKISSDLDGFIVGSALVENIRENYPENGWKQKLFSFVKELKFGNI
- the trpB gene encoding tryptophan synthase subunit beta; this encodes MNYEAPTKTGYFGDYGGKFVPEVLMPALEELESAFNEAQNDPIFLNEYHQLLEEYVGRPTKLTFADRLTDHYGKAKIYLKREDLCHTGAHKINNAIGQILLAKKMGKNRIIAETGAGQHGVATATVCAKFGIECVVYMGAEDMERQKLNVDRMRLLGAEVRSVSSGSKTLKDATNEAIRDWVTNVEDTFYIIGSVVGPHPYPKMTRDFHQVIGKETKSQILQAESRLPDYLVACVGGGSNAIGFFYPFINDEEVKMIGVEAAGLGADTDQTAATLTIGTPGILHGSLSYLLHNNEGQIQLAHSISAGLDYPGIGPEHAHLHDIKRVSYYGVTDKEAMDAVERTSKFEGIIPAIETAHALAYLETLMPLTSKDEIVVINCSGRGDKDMKTISEYFNS